CGTACCTGACGGTGCTGGCGGCGGCGATCGGATTCGGGATCATGGTCGCGGCGTTCCAGCGCTGCCGGGTGTCGATCGTGTCGACCGTGATGACCGTGTGCGCGAAGTCGTACCTGCTCATCATGGGCACGTTCGTGTACGGGCAGCCGTGGCCGGACGAGATGGACCGGTCGGCGATGCGGATCGGGGCGCTGGCGCTCGCGGCCGTCGCCGTCCTGCAGTTCCCCCGGCACCGGCCGGTTCCGGACACCGATCGGGAGGCGGTCCGCGATCGGGAGGCGGCGGAGCGCGACCCGTTCGGCGGGACGTCCGCGCGCGGCCCGGCGCTCGGCGACCCCGGCTTCGGGGAGCGCGGGCCCGGACGGCGGCACTTCGGCGGGCAGGGAATCGGCGGGGGCGGCTTCGCCGAGCCCGTGTTCGGCGCGCCCACCTACGACGATCAGGAGCCCGGCGAGGAGCCGTCCTGGTGGCGGGAGCCGCCGCGCCCCGGCCCGTACGCGCAGGACCCGCTCGGGCGCGGGCCGTCCGGACGCTGGGACGTGCCGCAGCCGCAGCGGCCGGAGCCGTCCGAGGACCCGGACACCGACCGGTACCGGAAGTGACGCGGACGGCTCGCCGCGCCGGAACGGCGCGGCGGATCGGCCTCGCGGCGGGCCGCCGCCCCGCTCGACGCGCGGGACGGCGGCCCACCGCACCGTCCTAGCGGCGCTTGCCGCCCTTGCGGCCGTCGCCGGGGAGCCCCTTGTCGAGCCCCGCGCGGCGCAGCGCGTCGGCCATCGCGCCGCCGCCACCGCCGGAGGAGCCGCCCTGGCCGCCACGGCCGCCGCCGCCCTGACCACGGCCGCCGCCCTGGCCGCCGCCCTGGCCGCCGCCCTGGCCGCCGCGGCCGCCGCCGCCTTGGCTCCGGCCGCCGCGCGGGCTCTGGCCGCGTCCGCCGCCCTGGCCGCCGCCCTGACCGGACGGGGCGCCCTGACCGCCGCCCTGGCCGCCGCGACCCTGCCGCCGCTCGCGGGAGTCGCCGCGCCGGCCGCCCTGCTGGTCGCGGCCCGGCTCGTCGTCCAGCCGCAGCGTCAGCGAGATGCGCTTGCGCTGCAGATCGACGTCCAGCACCTTGACCCGGACGATGTCGCCCGGCTTGGCGACCTCGCGCGGGTCGGACACGAACTTGTCGGACATCGCGGAGATGTGGACGAGCCCGTCCTGGTGGACGCCGACGTCCACGAACGCGCCGAACGCGGCGACGTTCGTCACGACGCCCTCGAGGATCATGCCCGGTTCGAGGTCGGAGAGCTTGTCGACGCCCTCCTTGAACTCGGCCGTCCGGAAGGCCGGGCGCGGGTCCCGGCCGGGCTTCTCGAGCTCGGCGATGATGTCGGTGACGGTCGGCAGGCCGAACGTCTCGTCGACGAACTCGTCCGGGCGCAGCCCGCGCAACACGGCGGTGTTGCCGATGAGCGCGTTGATGTCGCCGCCCGCCGAGCCGAGGATGCGGTGCACCACCGGGTACGACTCCGGGTGGACCGACGACGCGTCCAGCGGGTCGTCGCCGCCGCGGATGCGCAGGAAGCCCGCGCACTGCTCGAACGCCTTCGGGCCGAGCCGCGGCACGTCCTTGAGCCCGCCGCGCCCGCTGAACGGGCCGTTGGCGTCGCGGTGCGCGACGATGTTCTCCGCGAGGCCCTCGCCGATGCCCGACACCCGGGTGAGCAGCGGGGCGGACGCGGTGTTGACGTCGACGCCGACCGCGTTGACGCAGTCCTCGACGACGGCGTCGAGGGAGCGCGACAGCTTCACCTCGGAGATGTCGTGCTGGTACTGGCCGACGCCGATCGACTTGGGGTCGATCTTGACGAGCTCGGCGAGCGGGTCCTGCAGCCGCCGGGCGATCGAGACGGCGCCGCGCAGCGACACGTCCATCCCGGGCAGCTCGCGGCTCGCGTACTCCGACGCCGAGTACACCGACGCGCCCGCCTCCGACACCATGATCTTGGTGAGCTTGAGGTCGGGGTGCCGGGCGATCAGGTCGGCGGCGAGCTTGTCGGTCTCCCGGGAGGCCGTGCCGTTGCCGATCGAGACCAGGTCGACGTCGTGCTCGCGGGCCAGCTTGGCGAGGGTCTCGATCGACTCGTCCCACTTGCGGCGGGGCTCGTGCGGGTAGATCGTGTCGGTCGCGGTGACCTTGCCGGTGGCGTCCACGACGGCGACCTTCACGCCGGTGCGCAGACCGGGGTCCAGGCCCATGGTGGCGCGGGACCCGGCGGGCGCGGCCAGCAGCAAGTCGCGCAGGTTCGCCGCGAACACCCGGGCGGCCTCGTCCTCGGCCTCCTGCCGCAGCCGGGTGCGCAGGTCGATGCCGAGGTGCACCAGGATCCGGGTGCGCCAGGCCCAGCGGACGGTGTCGGCGAGCCACCCGTCGCCGGGGCGGCCCTCGTCGACGACGCCGAACCGGCGCGCGATCTCCGCCTCGTAGGACGTCCGGACGCCCGGCTCCCGCGGCTCCTCCTCCGGTTCGAGGTCGAGGTCGAGGACCTCTTCCTTCTCGCCGCGGAACAGCGCGAGGACGCGGTGCGAGGGCAGCTTCTCCAGCGGCTCGGCGAACTCGAAGTAGTCGGAGAACTTGGCCCCGGCCTCCTCCTTGCCCTCCCGGACGCGGGAGGTCATGCGGCCCCGCTTCCACATGCGCTCGCGCAGCTCGCCGATGAGGTCGGCGTCCTCGGCGAACCGCTCGACGAGGATCGCGCGGGCGCCCTCCAGCGCCGCGGCCGGGTCGGCGACGCCCTTCTCCGCGTCGACGTAGGCGCCCGCCTCGGCCTGCGGGTCGCGGGACGGGTCGTCCAGCAGCAGGTCGGCGAGCGGTTCCAGCCCCGCCTCGCGGGCGATCTGCGCCTTGGTGCGCCGCTTGGGCTTGTACGGGAGGTAGATGTCCTCCAGCCGCGCCTTCGACTCGGCCGCCATGATCCGGGCGCGCAGCTCGCCGGTCAGCTTGCCCTGCGACTCGATCGACTCCAGGATCGCGGTGCGCCGCTCGTCCAGCTCGCGGAGGTAGCGCAGCCGCTCCTCCAGGGCCCGCAGCTGCGCGTCGTCGAGCGCGCCGGTCGCCTCCTTGCGGTAGCGGGCGATGAACGGGACGGTCGCCCCGCCGTCGAGCAGGTCCACCGCGACCCGCACCTGTCCTTCGCGGACGCCGATCTCGTCGGCGATCCGCCGGGTGACCGGCGGCGGTCCGTCCGTCCCTGCGGACGGCCCGGTGCCCGCGGGCTGCTCGGTAACGGTCTGCTCGGTGGCCGTCTGGCCAGTGGTGGCTGTCACAACTTCGATTCGCTTTCTCCCCTGGGTGTCGCAGTGCATTGTCCAGGGAACCGGGCCGCTTGTCTTGTCACCCGGCGTGCCCCGGCTCCCGGTGCGCCGCCCGCCCACCGTACGGCCTCCCCCGTCGCCTGCCGGAGAGGGTAGAGGTAACTCCACCTCGCGCCATGCGGTTTCGGGGGCGTGACCCCACTGTCGTGCACGGCGCGAGGATTCAGAATGGGCGCAGAACACCCATTGGACGCCTGGAGGAACGTTGAGCGAGCGCGAGCGGACGATCGATCGCCGTGGAGGATTCGTGCAGCGCGCCTTCCTCAACTTCGTGCACGGGCTGATCCAGATCCTCGTGACGTACCTGGCGGTGCTGCCGCTGTTCATCCTGACGGTGCTGTCGATCCTGCTCATCCCGCTGGGCGTCGGGATCTTTTTGACCCCGGTCATGGTGACCGCGCTGCGCGGCGTGGCGAACCAGCAGCGGCTGTGGGCGGAGGACTGGTCCGGGGTGCCGATCCAGCGGCCCTACCGGCCCCGGCCGTCCGGCGAGACGGGCCCGTTCCGGCGGCTGGGTCGGCTGCTCGGCGACCCGGCGACGTGGCGCGACCTGCTGTGGTCGCTGCTGAACGTGCCGATCGGGCTCGTCCTCGGGATCCTCGGCGGCGGCCTGACCCTGTACGGGCTGGAGGGCGTGTTCGTCGCGCCGCTGGTCGCGCGGGTCGCGGACTACGGCTGGGGCCCGTTCTGGACGCTGGACGACTGGGGCGCGACCGGCTACGCCGGGACGGTCGTGCTCGGGGCGGCGCTCACGGCGGTGTCGGTCCCGGTGGGCACGGCGGCGCACAAGGCGCACGCGCTGTTCTGCCGGTCGCTGCTGGCGCCGACGGGTGGCGCGCTGGCCGCGCGGGTGGAGCGGCTCACCGAGACGCGGTCGGACACGGTGGACGCGTCGGCCGCCGAGCTGCGCCGCATCGAGCGCGACCTGCACGACGGCGCGCAGGCCCGGCTCGTCGCGTTGAGCATGAACATCGGGCTGGCCGAGGAGATGCTGAAGCACGATCCGGAGACGGCGGCGCGGCTGCTCGCGGAGGCGCGCGAGGCGGGCG
The nucleotide sequence above comes from Actinomadura algeriensis. Encoded proteins:
- a CDS encoding sensor histidine kinase; the protein is MSERERTIDRRGGFVQRAFLNFVHGLIQILVTYLAVLPLFILTVLSILLIPLGVGIFLTPVMVTALRGVANQQRLWAEDWSGVPIQRPYRPRPSGETGPFRRLGRLLGDPATWRDLLWSLLNVPIGLVLGILGGGLTLYGLEGVFVAPLVARVADYGWGPFWTLDDWGATGYAGTVVLGAALTAVSVPVGTAAHKAHALFCRSLLAPTGGALAARVERLTETRSDTVDASAAELRRIERDLHDGAQARLVALSMNIGLAEEMLKHDPETAARLLAEAREAGGTALTELRDLVRGIHPPVLAERGLEGAVRALALSLPLPVDARIELPGRTDAPVESAAYFGVAEILANVVKHAGARRAWVQVEHDGRRLLMIVGDDGTGGADPARGTGMRGIERRLAAFDGTMAVTSPTGGPTVVTMELPCALSSPRTSPSSGTA
- a CDS encoding Tex family protein is translated as MADEIGVREGQVRVAVDLLDGGATVPFIARYRKEATGALDDAQLRALEERLRYLRELDERRTAILESIESQGKLTGELRARIMAAESKARLEDIYLPYKPKRRTKAQIAREAGLEPLADLLLDDPSRDPQAEAGAYVDAEKGVADPAAALEGARAILVERFAEDADLIGELRERMWKRGRMTSRVREGKEEAGAKFSDYFEFAEPLEKLPSHRVLALFRGEKEEVLDLDLEPEEEPREPGVRTSYEAEIARRFGVVDEGRPGDGWLADTVRWAWRTRILVHLGIDLRTRLRQEAEDEAARVFAANLRDLLLAAPAGSRATMGLDPGLRTGVKVAVVDATGKVTATDTIYPHEPRRKWDESIETLAKLAREHDVDLVSIGNGTASRETDKLAADLIARHPDLKLTKIMVSEAGASVYSASEYASRELPGMDVSLRGAVSIARRLQDPLAELVKIDPKSIGVGQYQHDISEVKLSRSLDAVVEDCVNAVGVDVNTASAPLLTRVSGIGEGLAENIVAHRDANGPFSGRGGLKDVPRLGPKAFEQCAGFLRIRGGDDPLDASSVHPESYPVVHRILGSAGGDINALIGNTAVLRGLRPDEFVDETFGLPTVTDIIAELEKPGRDPRPAFRTAEFKEGVDKLSDLEPGMILEGVVTNVAAFGAFVDVGVHQDGLVHISAMSDKFVSDPREVAKPGDIVRVKVLDVDLQRKRISLTLRLDDEPGRDQQGGRRGDSRERRQGRGGQGGGQGAPSGQGGGQGGGRGQSPRGGRSQGGGGRGGQGGGQGGGQGGGRGQGGGGRGGQGGSSGGGGGAMADALRRAGLDKGLPGDGRKGGKRR